One segment of Monomorium pharaonis isolate MP-MQ-018 chromosome 6, ASM1337386v2, whole genome shotgun sequence DNA contains the following:
- the LOC114254375 gene encoding uncharacterized protein LOC114254375: MCATFKDLLCCYMKPEYVKKKDIQEINPENISEFIEIENIYLGVKILQVLNKDQLKTCSIEKINAFKINCRNFMITGCKEILKRYDFSNPILPKLMWLNPKEALSSNNLRSPTLEPLLCLLPGIVKDEQFQIIDDQWRKMSLTKFPDNFKELSPDKFWLSIKQCEDHHNEFNELCDFALNALLLPHSSAACERVFSRMNSIKTKSRNRLLLSTTKSLLLASQCMNRAGGCGKFDATEEMLNCMRKSTMYPDVSGNALLKPSTSRSTINQLYNEDLYEDIVFEEDC, from the coding sequence ATGTGTGCcacttttaaagatttattatgttGCTATATGAAGCCTGAGTACGTTAAGAAAAAGGATATTCAAGAAATTAATCCGGAAAATATAAGcgaatttatagaaattgaGAACATTTACTTAGGTGTAAAAATTCTGCAAGTCTTAAATAaagatcaattaaaaacttgtagtatcgaaaaaattaacgcctttaaaataaattgtcgcaattttatgattactggttgtaaagaaattttgaaaaggtATGATTTTTCCAATCCAATTTTACCGAAATTGATGTGGCTAAATCCAAAGGAGGCTTTATCATCAAACAATTTAAGATCGCCAACTCTGGAACCGTTATTGTGCTTACTTCCCGGAATAGTAAAAGATGaacaatttcaaattattgatGACCAATGGCGAAAAATGTCTCTCACAAAATTCCcggataattttaaagaattgtcACCGGACAAGTTTTGGCTGTCTATAAAACAATGTGAAGACCACCACAATGAATTTAACGAGCTTTGTGATTTTGCTCTTAACGCTCTGCTATTGCCTCATTCAAGCGCGGCTTGTGAACGCGTTTTTTCGAGAATGAATTCCATTAAAACCAAAAGTAGAAATAGATTGTTACTGTCAACAACCAAATCTTTACTTCTGGCTTCACAGTGCATGAATAGAGCGGGTGGTTGCGGTAAATTTGATGCTACCgaagaaatgttaaattgtATGAGGAAAAGTACTATGTATCCTGACGTTTCTGGTAATGCATTATTGAAACCAAGTACATCGAGATCAActataaatcaattatataatgaaGATTTATATGAAGACATTGTGTTTGAAGAAGATTGTTAA